A genomic region of Pseudochaenichthys georgianus unplaced genomic scaffold, fPseGeo1.2 scaffold_972_arrow_ctg1, whole genome shotgun sequence contains the following coding sequences:
- the LOC117444876 gene encoding early estrogen-induced gene 1 protein-like translates to MSANPHTGVLDPSVCRLSVRKELKGGKAYTKLGFTDLNMAEFAGSGSTVRCCLLEGYDTKNTRQDNSILKVIIGMTLLSGDPCFKTPPCAAKSISIPGQEHTLQLDCKGEGTAEPGPAGGVSLGRASKPRPSITSSGLLDESEASHSGPAEGFLSGHSRNSSYASQHSKISGYSTEHSCSSSLSDLTHRRNTSTGSSASGGVASPADTPAEGDKDAGRPERPPRPPRPILLPNRPSRRKQDSVESHPSWVNDTRMDADDIVEKIVQSQNFADVNNTEDSNLRLFVSRDGTTALSGIRLGNRVSAGGYEPVVIESH, encoded by the exons ATGAGCGCAAACCCCCACACCGGAGTCCTGGATCCCTCTGTCTGCAGGTTGTCAGTCAGGAAG GAACTCAAAGGAGGAAAAGCATATACGAAG CTGGGCTTCACAGACCTCAACATGGCAGAGTTTGCGGGTTCTGGCTCCACTGTGCGCTGCTGTCTGCTGGAAGGATACGACACCAAGAACACACGGCAGGACAACTCTATACTGAAG GTGATAATTGGGATGACCCTCCTGTCTGGAGATCCGTGTTTTAAGAC GCCTCCCTGCGCAGCCAAATCCATCTCCATCCCGGGACAAGAGCACACCCTGCAGCTGGACTGTAAGGGGGAGGGAACGGCCGAGCCCGGGCCTGCTGGGGGGGTCTCTCTGGGCCGAGCCTCCAAGCCTCGACCCTCCATCACCAGCTCAG GTCTCCTTGATGAATCAGAAGCCAGCCACTCCGGCCCTGCAGAAGGTTTTCTCTCTGGTCACTCTCGTAACTCCAGCTATGCCAGCCAGCACAGCAAAATCTCAG GTTACAGCACTGAGCACTCCTGCTCCTCCAGCCTGTCGGACCTCACACACCGCAGGAACACCTCGACAGGAAGCAGCGCCTCTGGGGGCGTGGCCTCCCCTGCTGACACCCCTGCAGAGGGCGACAAGGACGCCGGACGTCCAGAGAGACCCCCTCGACCTCCGCGGCCCATCTTACTCCCCAACAGGCCGTCCAG GAGGAAGCAGGACTCGGTGGAGAGTCACCCCTCTTGGGTAAACGACACCCGCATGGACGCAGATGATATTGTGGAGAAAATTGTTCAAAGCCAAAACTTTGCAGATGTCAACAACACTGAAG ACAGCAACCTGCGACTGTTTGTCAGCAGAGACGGAACGACTGCGCTCAGCGGCATCAGGCTCGGGAACAG GGTGTCTGCCGGCGGGTACGAGCCTGTGGTGATAGAGAGCCATTAG